taaatatatttatatatgatatatgatttatatttgggaaatattgttgaatATGATCGTATGTTAAATAtagaaaacttgtttagtgtggcatgagtagaaatgacTATGAGATATtgttttctagaaatgtgattaagatatagatttttatatatgttttccgaCATACGGGCCAgactatgatgtgattttccagcgtacaggctgtgctatgatatgtttgccggtgtacgggccgtgctatgatgtggtttgccagtgtacgagctgtgctatgatatgtttacCAGCATACGGGCCaggctatgatgtgatttgccagcgtacgggctgtgctatgatttgctggcatacgggccgagctataataaaatgtgtaataccggcgtacgggccgatgattttcatgatacgtgtatatatgtaaaatgatatgattgatgtgaaaataaacgATATGAGAAATCTatatatcacagttttagtatatgttatatggtatcagaacctggttggcttgatctaggctagcatttgcacggtaccgttactatgtgtccatggtcttcgtgatcatgatatttgtgttaacgctgctgtacggagtggtgcgagattggatggtcgatgtggcttttaagaagtgtgtgtgatcgcacttggtgtacggaccaggtcaggtaggcccatcggacttacagactatatgtttgacttgatagtggtcggccaaccattgtcatgtcccgccttcgggccacacaacccattcatgtgggggtaatacatgacaacagccagctaacctaccaggaatgttttatgttattattattattttatgagatgagacttgtttatgaaaatacagtatgttctaccatgatttgaggtatatatatgttttcccatatttgatgaAACAGTTACTGagtatgttatgtatgatataaatagaacacagaatactcatgttgtacacactgatattagtttattacccttattgagaggtgtctcacccttaaatttTATGAACTTTTCATGGGCCCCAgataggaaagcgggaaaagGCCTACTGAGCTgagttgtttatctgccctttagggacagttagattttggggaaatgtccctagaccttatttttgggttgtatatttatggaaatactatggatatagtaactctagtatttGTAATAACATGATGGATGTTTGTATTTACAACTTTGTAAATATATGTTTCCTACTGTTCAGGCTTCCGTGTTGTGCTTTGATTTATCCTTAGTACTCATGGGTTCAGGTGTATCATGACCTGCTAAGCTGGGAATTGTGATactgaatatataaatatatatatataataaaaaaataaaaatgagcaaAACAAGTAGGTCGTGACATTATCTCACTAGAAATTTCACTCCCTGTGCTCCATGATCGGCTTAACTGATGGCACACCTATCTTGAGGGGGCGTATAAGGAAATTGTGTAGTTTTCTAGccaaccgttgacggtttcaatATACCCTTCAATGGTTCCTTCGAAGGTTTCAGACAAAAAGTTTTTTaggagaaaatcgtcgacggttctGCCGGTTGTTGAATTGCCGAGAATTCTTACAATCAAAGAATTGTTGATATTCGATAATTTGCGATAACTTGAGATTATTCAGTTGTATTACTTGgatatttgtttgtatttgatagcATAAACTCTTCTtattttggtatttaaatactTCTAAATTTGTAACAACCATACCTTATACAAGTCTTATATATAAGACATCTCTACATTAATGAATGTGTTCTACATTTTCTATCAATCCAatgatgaaatttagaaatagttatttcttatatattatttattgtaagctcataaaatgtttcacactattatttgttttatagtaaCAATATAATTTATTGTGTAACTAATTATAATTAAtctattaaaattaatatattattggGAATAAACAATTTTGCCAATAGTTTAGAAAATACTAATATAACTTATTCGTATACAATTATTGCGAGAATAGAGTTTCCTATAAAGTTTTCAGTGGAAGGGAATTGTCCATGtgtttatgaaattataaatttatataaatttagatacttttaatacaaaattatgttattattaggGGTGGCAAACGGGCGGGTGGGTCGGGTTTGGGTGGTTCGTCAACGGGTCGGGTCATAAACGGGCTGGGTCATAAATGGGTTAACATTAAATGGGTCACACACATCTCAACCCTAACCAGcccgtttaataaatgggcgggtcacgggtcaaccgtttaataaataattatatattttaattttttaaatttattttttatttttaaaaatacttattttatttattgaatcgtaaaaaaaaaaaaaaaaagatgaaatggGAAAAGAAAGATGCAGATCGCCAGATTGGGGTCTGATTGATTGAGAGAACCGAGAGAGGGAGATTGACCGTTGATGTTGTCACACCAAACTAAGAGTGAGAGGGAGAGTTGAGATCGTGAGAGGGAGGGGGACGGGCTGTATAGGCACTTAGGCAGACAGCGTGCAGCGTGGGCAAGGACGTGCGGCATAGGTGACAGCAACGACGTGTGGCATAGGTGACAGTGACGACGTGCGGTGTGGGCAACGGCAACGGCAATGGCGTGCGGCGTAGGTGACGGTGATGGCGTGCGTGCAGTGTGGGCGACGGCGATGGCTAGGCTGCTAGAACCGAGAGGAGAGGACTGAGATGAGaggttgagagagtgagagaggctgAGAGAGTGAGAGCCGAGAGGCTGAGAGCCAGAGGAGAGCGAAGTTGAAGCACCGAAAGGTGAAGGCCGAGAAGAGCCAGAGGAGAGTGAAGCGTAGAAGACCGAAGGCTCCAAGagattagggtttttttggttaGGGTGGACAGTGAGTGATGTATATGATATAAAGGGTCCAAATTAacgggtgacccgcccaaacctgATTGAACTAGGTTATAAACGTGTCAACCCATGACCCGTCCAATTATTATACGGGTCAATTTTTTTTAAACCCGAACCCATTTTAAATGGGTGGATCCGAGTGACCCAACGGATTATGACCCGTTTTGACAGGCCtagttattatttaaaaaaaattcaaccacATTTTATTTGGAAGGGGGTGGGGAACAGAACCGTAAGAGGAAAATAACAGGGAGAGATAGGGACACGGCTTCACTGCCATAGCGTGCAGAGGTTCATAACATAGGCGAACCCTTTTTACAGTCCAGTTTTCACTACTATCAAGGTATTGTTGTATATAAGTATTCCGTCACTCGTCGGGAATCGGAGCATTTTAGCCATGCTTTCACGCGGTCTCTCGACCCCGATCAGATCGTTCATCGATCCAGGTGATAATCAGTGATTCAGTAGCGGCGAACTCTTCCCCACTACAATTCGTCGCCAAACTCCTCTCCCATTTTTTCTCTGTTTCCTTCTGATTTTcccagaaaaagaaaaaaatcaccCGACGAAACATATTCTGAGAAATCTACGACCATGTCGAAGGAATTCAACGTCCCGCCGGTGGTCTTTCCCTCCGGCGGAAACCCAGGGCCCTCCGCACAGACTCGCCGACCCACGGCGCCGTTCCAGCCGCCGCGTTCCGCCAGCCCTAGCATCCCTTTCATGTCCTTTGACGTGGGCTcagccgccgccgccgccgcctccGCCACGTCCACCTCCTTCTCCGCCCCGCAGTATGGCGGCCCCGGCATCGGCGTTGGCGTCTTCGAGGACGAGCCTCCGCTTCTCGAAGAGCTTGGGATCAACACGAAGCAAATCTGGAACAAAACTATCTCGATCTTGATTCCCTTTCgcctaaaccctaatctccaCGAGGACGCCGATCTTTCCGGTCCGTTCTTGCTGATCATGGCCTTTGGATTATTTCAGTTACTCGCAGGGAAGATCCATTTCGGGATTATTTTGGGTTGGGTGACAGTGGCGGCGATGTTTCTCTACGCTGTCTTCAATATGTTGGCGGGGCGGAACGGAAATCTCGATCTGTATAGGTGTTTGAGCTTAATTGGGTACTGTATGTTGCCCATGGTGATTCTATCGGCTTTCTCGCTCTTCGTTCCGCAGGGTGGTGTGGTGATTTTTACCGTGGCGGCGGTTTTTGTGATATGGTCAACGCGGGTTTGCACGAGGCTGTTGGTTGAGCTTGCTTCGTGTGGGGACGAGCATCGTGGGTTGATTGCGTATGCATGTTTCTTGATTTACACACTGTTTTCGTTGTTGGTAATATTTTGAACAGAATTGATGGTATTGCTTGTGGGTTGAATTGCGTTTTTAGGTTCACCATAGTTTGCTGTGTCTTACCATGTCACCTCAGATCAGTCTTAATAGCTTCTTGTTTGCCATGAAGCTCATGCAAATGCAACTTTTTCTTTAGTAATTTTCTGGATTATTAGACCCATACCTTAGTGAATCATTTTAGCGGGTTCTCTTACAAATGAAAATTACTTTCAGAATCTTTTTGCACTTGTATTGCATTGTTTTGACGTTTATTAATTCTTCTGTTTTTCAAGTACTTGAATTTGATGTTTATGGGAAggtatgttttttgttttttgtgtgtGTGGGTTGGGGGTGTCGCTGCTGGTGTTCTGGTGGCTTGTTTACATGACAAATAGTTTGAGTGCTGAAATTCTAGATTTCAGCATCATAATAGAGGGTTCAGGCATGTTCTCTTAGTGGCTGCGTTTTATATGTCAATTGCATTGTTTACTAGAAGAATGTAGCGAGAGATTGTGATAGATAATGAGGAATAGAAAGACTGGAGTTGGTGTAATTGATGGAGAATGGGAATTGTAATAATAGAAGTGTTTGTGTTCGATTACAAGTCTGCGGGCTTATTGATTTTTACATCTGACATCAGCATGGCCATTGTCACATGTACTCTCTGCAAGCAACTCCTGATTTGTTCCCATGGTTTTGAAAGCCTTTTGTTATTATTCGTATCTTTTAAGtgcttgttttttgttttaaaggACTGCAGATTGTCACAATGAGTGTTGAGACACTTGGTTCCATGCTCCCTTATTCTGCTATGTCTCCAGTTTCCTCATTCCCAAAATCATTGCAAGTTGAGGAATTTGTAATGTGCAGGGGAAGAGTTTGATATTATATAATAGAAAATAAGCTAGTCTATTTGTTAGTTTCTTCTCATTTAAAAGAACTCGTCTAATATGACATTCTTCTCTAGTGTTTTTTATTGCGGTTCTAGGTGAAACATCACTGATTTTATAGATGTCTAATACTCCACTCGAGTCTTCACATCCTCTTTTTATTGGCTGTGATTAGAGGCTAAATGTCTTGTGATTCTTTTGATGTACCTCTAGGTTTAGCGGAATGTCATTCTATTGAAACGGAGATGGAGGCGACCCAGGATGGTTGGCAAAGATTTATGTTAAATTGGAAAATGTGGAACAAGAATGAGGTGTAGTCCTTTTACCATCAGAAAGAGGTTTAGTAAAAATTATGTACAAATATTGTCAAGATATTGGAAGCAGTTTACTTTTGAGATTTCCTTGTTGGGAATATCATTTGTTTGGACATAAATAGAAGCAAGTGGGTTGATGTTTTTTCCTCATCAAGAAATTGAACACGAGGTTGATGAAAAGTTGATGGGGCACTGTTTCAAGTTTTGATTCCTAAAAAATGCATTGAAGGTAGTTGGCATAGTTGTCAAGCGGAGATTTGAATCGTGAATCAAACTCGAATTTTAGCAATCAAGAATTGAATCACGATGAATAcaattttccaaaattgattctaGATGACATGCGTATTGATAGATGTACaacaaacaaaatataaaattactATTTTCAGCGAGAATGGAGGATCTTTTGCTCTgattattgtgtgtgtgtgtgtgtgttttttttttctagtttttgtcttttgagtttatttttcctggattttttaaagaattttgatGAGAGAAGtctttttatcattttttgtaaattctcctattatcaatgaaatctcttcttttgctatatattaaaaaaaaaaaatttacaattaaATTTTGTCAATGAAAAAAACCATATTTCATATGTATGCTCTAAACAATAAAAATTAAGGGGATGAGTCTAGAAAAATCCATAAGAATTGAACTTTATGTttttaagggaaggaatcaagaaattAAACTTTTGATGTTCCTCAACAACAAAAAATCATACTTCATGCATATGCATTCTctacttaaaaagaaaaaaatttaaaaagtaacTTTAACAAAACCAATAAATAATTGAGCAAGCTGCTAAAAAAATCAACCTTTCAATCTTAACACCAAAGCCGAAATGTGAGTACCACCTTAGCACGCCAGTGTTATGCCCCCTTTTTTTTCCAATAACAAAATTCCATGATTCTCCAAGAGTGAAGAATTGTTTTGTAAGGCAGGACACCAAGTTTCTCCTCTTTTTCAGACAAAACCTAGTGAAGGAATGAATGACAATCATGTAAAAGAAaagcaattacaataaaaaagaaagaCTAGGTTCAGAATCATGTGAATGGATGGCTCAGAGTCTTGTGAATGGATGGTCCAGAATTGTGTGTTCGATTCTGATTGACTTGCTAGGTTCAGGTGGCAAATTGATATATTTGGCAACAATTCGGTTGCATTTTGATTCTCAAGTAAGATCTGAATCAGTTTGATGTGGCATTGATACATATAATAAGATTGGAATTGCAAATCATAAGATTCTAGCAAATATGGTAATAGGCAATTCATTTATTATAGATTGTCTTTGTATGAGCTGTGATCTTGATATGCGTCTCATGTGTGGGAATAGCTTTGAGGATGCATCTAACTTGTTCCTACACTTTTCATTTTCTTGGACTTGTGGAATACTCTTTTTTTGGAGTTTTTGGTGAAGTGTGGGTTTCTCCAAAACTGGTGGAGTAGTTCTTGATTATTTCATTTACTGGTCTTGGGAAAGGCAAGGATGTTGAGAGGTTGTGGAGTTGTGCCTTTGTGCTGTGTGATGGGGAATTTTGCTGGgaaggaatgctagaattttttGGGGAAGAGATTATCGGTGGAGAGGAACGCTGTCTTATGTGCTGTTTGGTTGAAGATGAATGCTCATATTTTCTCAGGGAAGAGGATGACTTGTTCTTCTCTTAGGGGATAAAATTCACTGTTGGCATCACTGTGGGCTTTCACAGTTGGTTGTTTTATGGAGTCACCTTTTTCTTATCTTCAGTGTGATTGGCTGGCAGTACTGTTTTGTTGTTTTCTCTGTTTTTGCCTTTTGGTTTCCCCCTTCTCCAAGGAAGGTTATTTCTTATCTTCTTTGTTGTATTTTCTCTTCTCAGcaaaatgctttttttttttaaaagaaaaaaaacagtGGAGCTTCTTTGGTATAGGGTGAGGTATTTGACTTCTTTCTGGGCTTATAGCTGAGGCTGCTTTTAAGGGATGCTGTTTTTCAAGATGTCAACCGAGACTGGATGGCTTTATTAAATTGATgttgttttttcttttctctgtTTCTTGAATGAAGATTTCTTGTTCTCcttgttttgtatttttgtttctcCTTTAAAGCTTCTTTTTTAATAACGAGGGTTTACCTTGTGCTTTGGAATGAATTGGATTCAAGCAGTTTTATTGTTACAAAGGAGAAAATTTTGGATGCATAAATGTGACACCGAACCATAAGCATGTAATCCCTCTATTTTgtttggtttttaattttcataCTGTGTCTGGGATTTCCCCCTAATACACTGTAGGAATGGGAGTCTTATTGATGAACATCCCCATGGAGAGATATGGAATGAAATTTGGGCATGCATGCCTAATAAGAAGGCTCTAGGAAAGGGAGGTAGAAACTATattcttagatttgaaaatttgaacctTCTTGCTTGCTTGGATCATGTGACTTTGATATGTATTTATAGGTTTGGGTGGGTTGGTGTTCCTAGATTCTATATCACTTACTATGTATAAAGCATGGTTTTGACTATGCATATATATTCAAATTTTTTAGACTAGATGAATTTAGACAAAGCAATTCTAGATGATGCATGACCCATTAATATCCCGGAGAAACTTTATGGAAACAACTTAaattaacaacaacaacaacaactacaacaacaacaaaactaagcctcaagtcccactaggggtcagctacatgaatccttttccgctaatttatgtgatcatggaccatttcttttgatagattcaggaCTATTAAATCATTATtcattatctcattccaagttattttaagtctacctcTATTCCTTCTACTACCTCCCATAGTAACTAACTTACTCTTCCTCATTGACGCATTATGtggcttacgttgcaagtgtccatactatCTGAGTCGTCTTTCCTGTATCTTATCTtgtataggagttacacctaacttactgcgaTTATGTTCATTCCTGAATTTGTCTtccagtgttataccactcatccatttaagaaTTCTTATttcggtaacttttactttttggatattttatttcttcatcgctcaacattctgatccatatagcataacagGTCTTATAGCCAttctataatttttattttttttaaaaattttaagggtattctatgatcacaaagcacacttggaacacttctccattttacccaacttgttttaactctatgcattacatcatcttcaattcaTGATCAAATTTAATCCTTTTTGCTTGCTTGGATCAAATGGCATTGATGTACATTTATGAGTGCATGTCATGTGTGGATGACTCTGAATTCTTCATTTAATACGTATAATGTGTCTCTTTTTGACTTTGCacatatatttaaaatttctaagcTACATGAAACTAGACAAAGATATTCTAGATGATGCTGCACTCATTAATATCCAAGAGAAACTTCATGAAAACCAGTTAAATTCACGATCAAACCAGCAATCATGTTTATTTTCACTCTCTCTcctgcaaaattttttttttggagggggagggggagggttGAGGTTGTTTTTGTAGGATTTGCAGCTTGTGAAGTGGGTCAAACTTGAGAGATTTGCTCTAGAAATTTGCAAATTAATCATGTCACAAACATGAATTGCTCTTTTTCATAGTGAGGCATCCTTTATGGAAATGATATCTTGTGTTTATAATCTTTGTGCATGCTTCAATTCTGATGCATGGTTTCTTTGTCATTCTTGGTGCTGATGTCACGTCAATAAGAAGTTTGAGTTGGTTCTTTTTGACTGAAAATAAGCTTCATGTGCAAGTTCAAGCCAAATACTATGTCTGAAGCAATTACAGTATCAGGGACCTGTTGTCCCATCTGCATTTTTCTCTGTTTACACCCCTTTGGCTACTATTTCCTTTTGGCTTCTAGGGAGAATTGCTTATTTCCATCTGTGTTTTCCACTCAGTAACTTTGATTTCTTCAGCCATGAAGGCATCTCTTGGTCGGTTTGCATTGGACTATCCAAGTATCCATCCCTTCCAAATTTATGGGCTCACAATCTGCAAAAGGAAGGAAAGCTGGACTGTTAAATCCTTTTTgttatctttgtttttttttttgctatttatcaaaaaaaatctTTTTGTTACCGCCACAACTGCATTATAGATTTTTTGAACACTCATTATGTGTAGTGGTCTTTGAATTGAACTTTGCAcaaaagatgatgatgatgacaatgATTGACCTTGGCAAGCAGATGCTGGTGGAGATGGAGCTGGGTGAGGGTTTCGGTGTGCCTGGCTTGCTTCGTTTTCTTATGGATGAAGAGGAAATAAAAAACAGTCCTTCCCTTTTTGGATAGTCCAATCTCTTATTCCTTCTTTATCACATTCAAAATGTTTGCTCAAAATGACCTTGCTGGTGCTGTGATTGTAATGCTTAAGTTGATGAAAACGTTCTTCCCACTTCTAATAACCTAGCTTGGTTGCATTGTTTTTGATTTTGGTGTAGGGGCAAATGAATGCCCCCAAGCAATTGGAAGAGACTTTTGCTTAAGACATGGTAGGATGGTTTCATTTCAATGCCCCTGGTTTATGAAAGACAATTATGAACTAATTGGTGTATTAGAATGATGGCAATGCTCAGTCACAAGAAGCATGGAAAATTGTTGAGAAGGGTTATGGAAGACATGGTAGGATGGTTTCATTTCATTCTAATTGGTGCATTAGAATGAAGACTATGCTTAATCACAAGAAGTATGGAAAATTGCTGAGAAGGGTTATGGAGTTCGAAGAACCACAAAATTAAggccctccctctctctctctctctctctctctctctctctctctctctctaggatttgtTATATAAGGCTTGAATGAAAGATCATTACGGCAAATAAATGCTTGAAAATTTGCAAATGCTACCACAACTAAGCAAGCGTGGGAGATTCTTCTAATTTTTTGTAAGGGGGTTGATAAGTTGAAAAAGGGTCATCTGTAAATTTTCAAGGGGAGTTTTGAAACCTTGCACATGAAGGGATCTGAATTGGTTTTAGATGtatttttttaaagagtttttaCCAATTTTAATTGATTGAAAACGTGTGGAGATCATTTAATGAGCTTAATTGGTAGAGAATATCGTCTAGTAATTAGTGTTAAATTTTGATTAAGGAGAAGTTCGTGTTAGTGGAGCAATTTTTTGAGTcaaatgtttattttttttttcagagtgAAAGACGTGAAGGAAGCCAAAGAGGTTTGAGGTCATGGTTAAGGTAGAGGAATAGGCTAATGGATAATAGTAAGTCATGCACCGGAGAGAAAGAAGGCATTCCTGTTGTTTAGAAGTGGCTAAAGAGATTATGACAATTCATCtaaccaagaagaagaagaagaatataaaGTTCCTGTGCACGACAAGTGAGGGGTGTAATTGAGGCTATGGTTTTTAAACTAGGACCGGACCAGATCGGACGGTCCGACTCGGTTTGACCAGAACTAGTCATCTTACTGGTTCGATCAGCATATAGAAACTGGATTTGTGTTGAGTTGGTACTGATTCGGTTGATTCGAATAGAACCGGCTTGAATCGGAGTTGGTGGTGAGTCAACCCGCCCATACAACATTTGTAACACCTCGACCCGCCCCGTggggctcggggtgctactttagtgacgtctacatacctgataccatattcattatataaatgcagtggaagtaaataaaacgttctccaaaatccattaccagagttctaaactgctaacatatataaaagtcttccaatatccatattacattccaaccaaaagaaagaaaa
This region of Malania oleifera isolate guangnan ecotype guangnan chromosome 10, ASM2987363v1, whole genome shotgun sequence genomic DNA includes:
- the LOC131165943 gene encoding uncharacterized protein LOC131165943, giving the protein MSKEFNVPPVVFPSGGNPGPSAQTRRPTAPFQPPRSASPSIPFMSFDVGSAAAAAASATSTSFSAPQYGGPGIGVGVFEDEPPLLEELGINTKQIWNKTISILIPFRLNPNLHEDADLSGPFLLIMAFGLFQLLAGKIHFGIILGWVTVAAMFLYAVFNMLAGRNGNLDLYRCLSLIGYCMLPMVILSAFSLFVPQGGVVIFTVAAVFVIWSTRVCTRLLVELASCGDEHRGLIAYACFLIYTLFSLLVIF